One segment of Halomonas sp. TD01 DNA contains the following:
- a CDS encoding condensin complex protein MksE, whose translation MIEHGPLLERLLAGEFVCAVSDDNAFRHLANEETRDAIDDYLRPLNRRLASNDEGSVYFLAWRQLNEAAREQLSRQLSDTVNSLLPLLEWLQLVQEALGRDTLAAPGDVLKPAEFSAKCEDNQSLRERLERLATDSFFGSQSDQLDAQVKQLFKRLKEHGYLLQPHTERQVFVVTGKIDYLIEVVRFIRDEENLPIDVEQEEGAQEALL comes from the coding sequence ATGATCGAACACGGCCCGCTACTGGAACGCTTGCTGGCTGGCGAGTTTGTCTGCGCCGTTAGTGATGACAATGCCTTTCGCCACTTAGCCAACGAAGAGACCCGCGACGCGATTGATGACTATCTGCGCCCGCTCAACCGCAGGCTGGCGAGCAATGATGAAGGCAGTGTCTACTTTTTAGCTTGGCGACAGCTGAACGAAGCCGCTCGGGAGCAGCTATCGCGCCAGCTGAGTGACACGGTCAACAGCCTGTTGCCGCTGCTGGAATGGCTGCAACTGGTTCAAGAGGCGCTAGGCCGCGACACCTTGGCGGCCCCTGGCGACGTGCTCAAGCCCGCAGAGTTCAGCGCTAAGTGCGAAGACAACCAAAGCCTGCGTGAGCGTTTGGAAAGGCTAGCCACAGACAGCTTCTTTGGCTCCCAGAGCGACCAGCTGGATGCCCAAGTAAAGCAGTTATTTAAGCGCTTAAAAGAGCATGGCTACTTGCTTCAGCCCCACACTGAGCGTCAGGTGTTTGTGGTCACCGGTAAAATTGATTACCTGATCGAGGTGGTGCGCTTTATCCGCGATGAGGAAAACTTGCCCATTGACGTGGAGCAGGAAGAGGGTGCCCAGGAGGCGCTGCTGTGA
- a CDS encoding GntR family transcriptional regulator, translated as MASSSAAPGAFIQQQNLVEQVADYLTQAIIQQHFLPGERLSEVQLSRDLGVSRAPVREAARLLESRGLLVSKPRRGFFVRALNAVELEDVFDLRLCLERHAIQRLSERYSSDAERALKQQVEVLCEATASNDGTRRIEEDLQFHRLMIHYAGNERLLRAFDGLTHELRLCITLITKTHEAPDTIATSHFKLLDALGSGRSEACREAIDYHIGVARDFVVSSVGE; from the coding sequence ATGGCCTCCTCCTCAGCGGCTCCCGGCGCTTTTATTCAACAGCAAAACCTTGTTGAACAGGTGGCCGACTATTTGACGCAAGCGATTATCCAGCAACACTTTTTGCCCGGTGAGCGGCTTTCGGAAGTGCAGCTTTCCAGGGATTTAGGCGTTAGCCGCGCGCCGGTTCGCGAAGCCGCTCGCTTATTGGAAAGTCGTGGGTTGTTGGTCTCAAAACCGCGGCGTGGTTTTTTTGTCAGGGCGTTGAATGCCGTTGAATTAGAGGATGTCTTCGATCTGCGGCTATGCCTTGAGCGCCATGCTATCCAGCGCTTATCTGAGCGCTATAGCAGCGACGCTGAGCGCGCGCTAAAACAGCAGGTAGAGGTTTTGTGCGAAGCGACCGCCAGCAATGATGGAACACGCCGCATTGAAGAGGACCTGCAGTTTCACCGCTTAATGATTCATTACGCGGGCAACGAGCGGCTGCTGCGGGCATTTGATGGCTTAACCCACGAACTTCGCCTGTGCATTACGTTGATTACCAAAACCCACGAAGCCCCCGATACCATTGCCACCAGTCACTTTAAGCTGCTAGATGCCTTGGGTAGCGGCCGTTCCGAGGCTTGCCGCGAGGCCATTGACTACCATATAGGCGTTGCTAGGGATTTTGTGGTGAGCAGCGTGGGGGAGTGA
- a CDS encoding ATP-binding protein, with amino-acid sequence MAHLLRIVMIHGHLSGVVELNVDGHTNICGTNASGKTTLQRLVPVFYGELPNKVVPKTRMKFDAFYLPTRQSYLVYEYRREAGNVCQVVLTRKQEGGVEYRFVGAPYRPEDYLIETEKGPLALEYPQWSSGLRRSGIPVSSKLGATSEFRSVIQNDFTQLHGNSRDGLKLRQIAAQFSLVNPERRIRHIEKLVSAVHAKEGKMDTLKTMLAAIFEEDGVELPVTRIRSAKAREWISQMRQSMRLEPLQAALTKLGGIDRELAHLETTLWQLKPQLSADHQQAEQRIADLDGELNRHQREFQQRENAYTQQRDELNDRHSEVASDLQHTQRRLNDLQTQFEHYADADMTGLERDINALPQWREQRDQLQKHLQVMQEAVKESQARLDGRLRELSEALARQTQENQELIDALVEEKAQRREQQWQAEQQHNERYQQERQRLEGEYQAQLELGVEQLAELKAQLAMPTQTAEEAQEAELAQARLDQTQQERSAATATLEALRRELESHKRERDAAEQQLVQCRQQRERAEQHCYALYQQRDPEQGSLRHFLRYHRPGWEQQLGKVIAPELLERRDLAPQLAEGASDDLFGLALDLSAIALPDYAQDEASLLAAIEEADGAKQRAQAECAAAEKALKQHNERVQQADEAQDQARMGYQRAEQEVEYALEARRQQQERHTKRQQARRAEHQAALARQEQAQAELREEKRQSLAELAETHQGQLLELKADAQNQLDSLDAQLRQYKQQLNDANAEHQRQRNELEAAFSQELAEQGVDPAQLQETKKRLEQQSDRIRKIAARQEELTEYQRFMRVEWSQHKPQLVAQEAELVQLDQQLKREKAHLKNDFHAAREAHQSAVNELKIQRANAHGSVEALKPLLTQLESLDIVSEGAPLADAVGDMEERIERARQALTSRHQQLEQLRRGCLEVESQLIKDASSGFADALQSEREKLPNDSPRLVLPLLRDMLKLLEDQQQQLIQEGRNLSDDLDKFFIVFRDLNRRISAQSRRLSDEVADDLRLEGISKAEVRIQSTIDELGFWEPLKLFAQRYKAWRESGQMLPSDDYLNALADVVDLLRSDQQYSFESLLRLELHLNEGGTDLVIKNDRQLLESSSHGMAYLILCKFLLAFTRLLRGDAQIAIHWPIDEIGTLAYHNVEKLFDACDSNRIHIVGAFPNPESDVLLLFANRYLIERDPNQPNQRLLKRIEPRLSPLAQRIKERQQEVTA; translated from the coding sequence ATGGCGCATTTGCTACGCATCGTTATGATTCACGGCCACTTGTCGGGAGTGGTTGAGCTCAATGTGGATGGCCACACCAATATCTGCGGCACCAACGCGTCAGGCAAAACCACGCTTCAGCGGTTAGTGCCGGTGTTTTATGGCGAACTGCCCAATAAGGTAGTGCCGAAAACTCGCATGAAGTTTGATGCCTTCTATTTGCCCACTCGTCAAAGCTATCTGGTCTACGAATACCGCCGCGAAGCAGGCAATGTTTGCCAAGTAGTGCTGACGCGCAAGCAGGAAGGCGGCGTGGAGTACCGTTTTGTCGGTGCCCCTTATCGACCAGAAGACTACCTGATCGAAACTGAAAAAGGCCCCTTGGCACTGGAGTACCCACAGTGGTCTAGCGGATTGCGCCGCAGCGGGATTCCTGTCTCATCTAAGTTGGGGGCTACCTCCGAGTTTCGCTCGGTGATCCAAAACGACTTCACCCAGCTTCACGGTAATAGCCGCGATGGCCTAAAATTGCGCCAAATTGCAGCGCAATTTAGCCTGGTTAACCCTGAACGGCGTATCCGTCATATCGAAAAACTGGTGTCTGCTGTGCATGCGAAAGAGGGCAAGATGGACACCCTCAAAACCATGCTGGCGGCAATTTTCGAAGAGGATGGCGTCGAGCTGCCGGTCACCCGCATTCGCAGTGCCAAAGCGCGGGAGTGGATTTCCCAGATGCGCCAGTCCATGCGCCTGGAGCCGCTGCAAGCCGCGCTGACTAAGCTTGGTGGCATCGACCGCGAATTGGCCCATTTAGAGACCACGCTTTGGCAGTTGAAACCCCAGCTAAGCGCCGATCATCAACAGGCTGAACAACGCATTGCGGATCTGGATGGTGAGTTAAATCGCCACCAGCGTGAATTCCAACAGCGTGAAAATGCCTACACCCAGCAGCGCGATGAGCTGAACGACCGCCACAGTGAAGTCGCGAGCGACTTGCAGCACACTCAGCGTCGCCTGAATGACCTGCAAACCCAGTTTGAGCACTACGCTGATGCTGACATGACCGGCCTGGAGCGGGACATCAACGCCTTGCCCCAGTGGCGTGAACAGCGTGATCAGCTTCAGAAGCATCTGCAAGTCATGCAAGAGGCGGTAAAAGAGAGCCAGGCGCGCTTAGATGGCCGGTTACGCGAGCTTTCCGAAGCACTTGCCCGCCAAACTCAAGAAAACCAGGAATTGATAGATGCCCTGGTCGAGGAAAAAGCGCAGCGCCGAGAGCAGCAATGGCAAGCCGAACAGCAGCATAACGAGCGCTATCAGCAAGAGCGCCAGCGGTTAGAGGGGGAGTATCAAGCGCAGTTAGAACTGGGTGTTGAGCAGCTTGCCGAATTAAAAGCGCAACTGGCGATGCCCACCCAAACTGCTGAAGAAGCCCAAGAAGCCGAGCTTGCCCAAGCGCGTTTAGACCAAACACAGCAGGAACGCAGCGCCGCCACCGCCACGTTGGAAGCGCTGCGCCGCGAGCTTGAAAGCCACAAACGTGAACGCGACGCCGCCGAGCAGCAGCTGGTGCAGTGTCGCCAGCAGCGTGAGCGGGCCGAACAACACTGCTATGCGCTCTATCAACAGCGTGACCCCGAACAAGGCAGCCTGCGTCACTTCTTGCGCTACCATCGCCCTGGTTGGGAGCAGCAGCTTGGCAAGGTTATTGCGCCAGAGCTGCTTGAGCGCCGAGATCTTGCTCCGCAGCTTGCTGAAGGCGCCAGCGACGACCTGTTCGGGTTAGCGCTGGACCTAAGCGCCATTGCACTGCCGGATTACGCCCAAGACGAAGCCAGTTTGCTGGCGGCGATTGAAGAGGCGGATGGCGCTAAACAGCGCGCCCAAGCCGAGTGTGCCGCTGCCGAAAAAGCCCTAAAGCAGCACAACGAACGGGTGCAACAGGCCGACGAGGCCCAAGATCAGGCGCGTATGGGGTATCAGCGTGCCGAACAGGAAGTGGAGTATGCCCTTGAGGCTCGCCGCCAGCAGCAAGAGCGCCATACCAAGCGCCAGCAGGCACGTCGAGCGGAGCACCAAGCGGCGTTGGCTCGCCAGGAGCAGGCCCAGGCCGAACTGCGTGAAGAGAAACGCCAGTCGCTTGCCGAGCTGGCCGAGACCCATCAGGGCCAACTGCTGGAGTTAAAAGCCGATGCGCAAAACCAGCTGGATAGCCTGGATGCGCAGCTACGCCAGTACAAGCAGCAGCTCAACGATGCCAACGCGGAACATCAGCGCCAGCGCAATGAGCTGGAAGCCGCCTTCAGCCAGGAACTTGCCGAGCAGGGCGTGGACCCCGCGCAGCTTCAGGAAACGAAAAAACGCCTAGAGCAACAGAGTGACCGCATTCGTAAGATCGCCGCTCGCCAGGAAGAACTCACCGAGTACCAACGCTTTATGCGCGTGGAGTGGAGCCAGCACAAGCCCCAGCTGGTGGCCCAGGAAGCGGAGCTTGTTCAGCTTGACCAGCAGTTGAAACGTGAAAAAGCGCACCTCAAAAACGACTTCCATGCCGCACGTGAAGCGCATCAATCAGCGGTTAATGAGCTTAAAATTCAGCGCGCAAATGCCCACGGCAGCGTAGAAGCCCTTAAGCCGCTGCTGACCCAGTTAGAAAGTTTGGACATCGTTTCAGAGGGGGCGCCCTTAGCGGATGCCGTAGGTGACATGGAGGAGCGCATTGAGCGTGCTCGCCAAGCGTTAACCAGCCGCCATCAGCAGCTTGAACAACTGCGCCGGGGCTGCCTGGAGGTAGAAAGCCAACTGATTAAAGATGCCAGCAGCGGCTTTGCCGATGCACTGCAAAGCGAACGCGAGAAGCTGCCGAACGACAGCCCGCGACTAGTGTTGCCGCTGCTGCGCGACATGCTAAAACTATTGGAAGATCAACAGCAGCAGCTGATTCAGGAAGGGCGCAATTTAAGCGATGACCTGGATAAATTCTTTATTGTCTTCCGCGACTTAAATCGCCGTATCAGTGCGCAAAGCCGTCGGCTTTCCGACGAAGTGGCGGATGACCTGCGCTTAGAAGGCATCAGCAAAGCGGAAGTGCGCATTCAATCGACGATCGATGAGCTGGGTTTCTGGGAGCCTTTAAAGTTGTTTGCCCAGCGCTACAAAGCGTGGCGGGAATCTGGCCAGATGCTGCCCAGTGACGATTACCTTAATGCGCTGGCCGATGTGGTCGATTTGCTGCGCAGTGACCAGCAGTACAGCTTTGAAAGCCTGCTGCGCCTTGAGCTGCACCTAAACGAAGGCGGCACTGACCTGGTGATCAAAAATGACCGCCAGTTGTTGGAGTCTTCCAGCCATGGCATGGCCTACCTGATTTTGTGTAAGTTCCTGCTGGCGTTTACGCGGCTGCTGCGGGGGGATGCGCAAATCGCTATCCATTGGCCGATTGATGAAATCGGCACGCTGGCCTATCACAATGTCGAAAAGTTGTTCGACGCTTGTGACAGCAACCGCATTCATATTGTGGGGGCTTTCCCCAACCCGGAATCAGATGTGCTGCTGCTGTTTGCTAATCGCTACCTGATTGAGCGGGACCCTAACCAGCCCAACCAGCGCCTGCTAAAACGTATTGAACCGCGCCTTAGCCCGCTTGCGCAGCGGATCAAGGAGCGTCAGCAAGAGGTGACCGCATGA